A stretch of Spirosoma oryzicola DNA encodes these proteins:
- a CDS encoding tetratricopeptide repeat protein — translation MESTPEQIIRQVEQLLEQNEYQEINTILNDKLLSQYNNALLYAWRAKAYIEVGDLEKVFIYAQKAIDINPKSAVGYFMRGVVWSERKEYDKAIADFNEVIQLDPNIDKAYSNRGLAWSNKGENDKAFADYNEAIRVNSNYTIAYSNRGTIWFRRGEYDKAFADYNKAIELNPRYALAYSNRGSVWVNKKEYTAALADYNKAIELKQDEPDTYFNRGVVWSRTGEYDKALADYSEAIRLEPSYATAYMNKGDLLASRKEYNEAIIYYKRFVELINNPEDYYHQVALSKIEELKFKIENAWYDELDTIVDNIKQLLLFDDPCLTHYTSLSGAQAMILENSAFRLSEGAFLNDTSEGRELFRYLSFESTKRAAADETLEELFAERPFIGSFVADNKHNDLTLWRMYGKEAQAEARGCALTVYKTDFIDNIKKKISPIDITPGVQPRNEEQFTFYNVAYLSKETFIVPGKSNIIISQLNNLMIDLRDRVSVLTEEQSVNVVKLLNDIAYLFKSSEYQYENEVRLVVQGVGFVKKIDKKFIPPRVYIELIDIVPALNKITLGPKVERADEWAAAFNYHIKAQRKDREEKVDIIISHLPFK, via the coding sequence ATGGAGTCCACACCCGAACAAATCATTCGACAGGTCGAGCAGCTTTTAGAGCAAAATGAATACCAAGAAATCAATACCATCCTAAACGACAAATTATTATCGCAGTATAATAATGCTCTCTTATATGCATGGCGGGCCAAAGCGTATATAGAGGTAGGCGATCTAGAAAAAGTATTTATCTATGCCCAAAAAGCAATTGACATTAATCCTAAATCGGCAGTAGGCTATTTTATGAGAGGTGTTGTCTGGTCTGAAAGAAAAGAGTATGACAAAGCGATTGCGGACTTCAATGAAGTTATTCAACTAGACCCAAACATTGATAAGGCGTATTCTAATCGTGGGCTTGCATGGTCTAATAAAGGAGAAAATGATAAAGCATTTGCCGACTATAACGAAGCCATCCGAGTAAATTCAAATTATACAATTGCTTACAGTAATCGAGGTACTATCTGGTTTAGAAGAGGCGAGTATGACAAAGCGTTTGCCGATTACAATAAGGCCATAGAATTAAACCCAAGGTATGCGTTGGCTTACAGTAATCGAGGTAGTGTTTGGGTTAATAAAAAAGAGTATACTGCGGCGCTTGCCGACTATAATAAGGCTATAGAACTAAAACAAGACGAACCAGATACGTATTTTAATCGAGGAGTTGTTTGGTCCAGAACGGGAGAGTATGACAAAGCGCTTGCCGACTATAGTGAGGCTATACGGCTAGAACCAAGCTATGCCACGGCTTACATGAATAAAGGCGACCTCTTGGCTAGTAGGAAGGAATACAATGAAGCAATTATTTACTACAAGCGCTTTGTAGAGTTAATTAATAACCCCGAAGATTATTATCATCAGGTTGCTTTGTCTAAGATTGAAGAGCTAAAATTTAAGATTGAGAACGCTTGGTATGACGAACTTGATACTATCGTTGATAATATAAAGCAGTTATTGTTATTCGATGATCCCTGTTTAACCCATTATACTAGCTTGTCAGGCGCTCAGGCTATGATTCTGGAGAATAGTGCATTTCGATTATCAGAAGGAGCTTTCCTGAATGATACTTCGGAAGGGCGGGAATTATTCCGTTACCTTTCTTTTGAAAGTACGAAGCGGGCTGCTGCTGACGAGACCCTAGAAGAATTATTTGCTGAAAGACCATTCATCGGGAGTTTTGTTGCAGATAATAAACATAATGATTTGACTTTATGGAGAATGTACGGGAAAGAAGCACAGGCGGAAGCCAGAGGGTGTGCTTTAACAGTATATAAAACAGATTTCATAGATAATATAAAAAAGAAAATAAGCCCAATTGATATTACACCAGGGGTTCAGCCGCGGAATGAGGAGCAATTTACTTTTTACAACGTAGCCTATTTATCAAAAGAAACATTCATCGTTCCCGGAAAGAGTAATATAATTATTTCTCAACTAAATAACCTTATGATTGATTTGCGAGACAGAGTGTCAGTGTTAACTGAAGAGCAGAGTGTCAACGTAGTAAAACTGTTGAATGATATAGCTTATTTGTTCAAAAGCTCGGAATATCAATATGAAAATGAAGTACGGCTAGTTGTACAAGGAGTGGGCTTTGTAAAGAAGATAGATAAAAAATTTATTCCACCTAGAGTTTATATAGAACTGATCGATATAGTCCCCGCATTAAATAAAATAACGTTAGGTCCCAAAGTAGAACGGGCAGACGAATGGGCAGCTGCTTTTAACTACCATATAAAAGCCCAGCGAAAAGATCGTGAGGAAAAAGTAGATATAATTATATCTCATTTACCATTCAAATAA
- a CDS encoding recombinase family protein, producing MRIGYARVSTLDQNLDMQLNALQKEGCGLIFQEKISGASHQRPELDKMLQQLRAGDEVVVWKLDRLGRDLSHLVQLVNGFSDKHVTFCSLNDKIDTSTPAGKLIFHIFCSLAEFERAQTRERTMAGLAAAKLKGRVGGKPAGLSEEAQKVARIAESLHKDGHAIKVIAEQLKISRTTVYKYLDHRGVRRQP from the coding sequence ATGAGAATAGGCTACGCCCGCGTTTCGACGCTCGATCAGAACTTGGATATGCAATTGAACGCACTCCAGAAGGAAGGGTGCGGCCTAATCTTTCAGGAAAAAATCTCCGGCGCTAGCCACCAGCGTCCCGAACTCGATAAAATGTTGCAGCAACTTCGCGCTGGTGATGAAGTGGTGGTCTGGAAACTTGACCGTTTAGGCCGTGATCTGTCGCACCTGGTTCAGCTGGTCAACGGATTTTCTGATAAGCATGTCACGTTTTGCAGTCTCAATGACAAGATTGATACCAGTACACCCGCCGGCAAGTTGATCTTTCACATCTTTTGCAGCCTAGCCGAGTTTGAACGGGCGCAAACCAGAGAGCGCACAATGGCTGGTTTAGCAGCCGCGAAACTGAAGGGCAGGGTAGGAGGTAAGCCCGCTGGCCTGAGCGAAGAAGCTCAGAAGGTCGCCCGTATTGCTGAGTCGCTGCACAAGGATGGCCACGCCATTAAAGTGATTGCTGAGCAGCTAAAAATTTCCCGAACGACGGTATATAAATATTTGGATCATCGCGGTGTGCGTAGGCAACCATAA
- a CDS encoding S1 family peptidase: MKFVIYLSLLIMLTSPSPGQSQPGEAVDPISVRSLKLEIGFDNQLLGTATGFIVLHNSKHYLITNLHVVSGKDMYQNNKISDPNGRTPNMLNIWHHASKLGSWLVKNEPLYENGKKRWHEISVNGQLADVVALPLSYVANDIMMYPFDLDLDQTDMVPIPGMPVQIVGFPGGMSAAGLFPIWKTGHIASDPDTNFNDWPAFLIDATTRGGMSGSPVVLRLGGGYKTHAGLEVVGHSGFKTLFLGIYAGQSQPNEVGVVWKPIVIRQLLKSIN; the protein is encoded by the coding sequence ATGAAGTTTGTAATATATCTATCTCTATTAATAATGTTGACAAGCCCTAGTCCTGGACAATCCCAACCTGGTGAAGCAGTAGACCCGATTAGTGTTCGAAGTCTGAAACTTGAAATAGGATTTGACAATCAGTTATTAGGTACTGCTACTGGCTTTATCGTTCTTCATAATTCAAAGCATTATCTGATTACCAATTTGCATGTCGTTTCTGGCAAGGATATGTATCAAAATAATAAAATATCTGATCCAAATGGCAGAACCCCTAATATGCTGAATATATGGCATCACGCTTCTAAGCTAGGCAGTTGGCTTGTAAAAAATGAGCCATTGTATGAAAACGGAAAAAAGCGCTGGCACGAAATAAGTGTAAATGGACAACTTGCTGATGTAGTTGCTTTACCCTTGTCTTATGTAGCTAATGATATAATGATGTATCCTTTTGATCTTGATCTTGACCAAACCGATATGGTGCCAATACCTGGAATGCCTGTACAAATAGTCGGCTTTCCAGGCGGCATGTCAGCAGCTGGCCTATTTCCTATTTGGAAAACAGGTCATATTGCGAGTGACCCCGATACGAATTTTAATGATTGGCCAGCTTTTTTGATAGACGCAACAACACGAGGTGGAATGTCTGGATCACCTGTAGTCTTGCGGTTGGGCGGTGGTTATAAAACCCACGCAGGATTAGAAGTTGTTGGTCATTCTGGCTTTAAAACCCTTTTTCTAGGCATCTACGCTGGGCAAAGTCAGCCAAATGAAGTAGGAGTTGTTTGGAAGCCTATCGTCATTCGACAATTGCTGAAATCAATAAATTAA
- a CDS encoding S49 family peptidase, whose translation MYQNLLGVWAISEVHSYAVQAALQASQFKPYMAGHPDIPASAMAAAGFTIEGYYADQLSVGTKGDVVVIPVVGTMSRGYSWDNYFSNTFLMRLLNSIAENDAKKGVILDYNSGGGTVDSTDEFCASVAAFVQKKPLVSLVSCCASAALWSASPSNEIIMRPGPVAQIGSIGTIYMYTNYAKSLEQQGIDVRLFRSTGSVDKAKPNSIEPLDAKSEADIQRSLDVSNKAFKGAIRAGRGGKIKSEEIFTGKMYGADEAISNGLADRKGDLTLAYNRVISLSKNYV comes from the coding sequence ATGTACCAAAATCTTTTAGGCGTCTGGGCCATATCCGAAGTTCACAGCTACGCCGTCCAGGCGGCTCTGCAGGCAAGCCAGTTCAAACCCTACATGGCTGGTCACCCGGACATTCCCGCCAGTGCGATGGCCGCTGCCGGCTTTACTATTGAGGGCTACTACGCTGATCAGCTAAGCGTCGGTACCAAGGGCGACGTGGTGGTCATTCCCGTGGTGGGTACCATGTCACGGGGCTATTCCTGGGACAATTATTTCTCCAACACGTTCTTGATGCGTTTGCTGAATAGCATCGCCGAAAATGACGCGAAGAAAGGTGTCATTCTGGACTACAATTCGGGCGGGGGTACCGTCGACTCCACCGATGAATTTTGTGCTTCCGTAGCCGCTTTTGTGCAGAAAAAGCCGCTTGTTTCGCTGGTTAGCTGCTGCGCCAGTGCGGCTCTTTGGTCGGCTTCGCCTTCTAACGAGATCATCATGCGGCCTGGCCCCGTCGCTCAGATCGGCTCGATTGGTACCATCTACATGTACACCAATTACGCCAAATCGCTGGAGCAACAAGGCATCGACGTAAGGCTGTTCCGGTCTACGGGATCAGTCGACAAAGCCAAGCCCAACAGCATCGAGCCGCTCGACGCAAAATCCGAAGCCGATATCCAGCGAAGCCTGGACGTCTCCAATAAAGCCTTCAAAGGAGCCATACGTGCGGGTCGGGGTGGCAAGATCAAATCCGAAGAAATTTTTACCGGCAAGATGTATGGTGCCGATGAAGCCATTAGCAACGGGCTGGCCGACCGCAAAGGCGACCTGACGTTGGCTTATAACCGTGTAATTTCTCTTTCTAAAAACTATGTCTAA
- a CDS encoding phage head spike fiber domain-containing protein — translation MVRHIGATVSQFTPSLNLDFMKGVLPVGLNFTRATQGTYFDSTGTLQTAPINTPRFDYDPVSKQLRGLLIEEQRTNFINFSNTLTSWNQTGATTTLLSGTSLGLNRYAIACGGQNWHRAEAPAFNLTSGTAYSGFILYENTGNSGRLRFVFRNQDGAIETVVNGLIGSSSVTNSNAGTITYTDVFITPTVRKFTYTYVPNYTGGFRLGIGPDSTTSNETIVVLAAQFEVGSFATSYIPTTTAAVTRSADMCFTNLGSWYNQGEGTMLIEFVRGVVPATNYQSFFALLSGSGSNIIALESGAATPSVQRLRVTASNVDQVILSAINNAVANSIYKLIGSWRVNDFAVGHTGVGVQKATSGNIPIVTSMYLGSSGGSASLNGYLRKCVYYPRRLSNSYLQALTA, via the coding sequence ATGGTTAGACACATTGGAGCTACGGTAAGCCAGTTTACACCTTCGCTCAATCTGGATTTTATGAAGGGGGTGCTGCCTGTCGGACTAAACTTCACCAGAGCCACACAGGGTACGTATTTTGATAGTACAGGCACTTTGCAAACCGCCCCTATCAACACGCCTAGATTCGATTACGACCCGGTCAGTAAACAGTTGCGGGGGCTATTGATCGAAGAACAGCGGACGAACTTCATAAACTTTAGTAACACGTTAACAAGCTGGAACCAAACGGGTGCTACAACAACACTGCTTTCCGGCACATCGCTGGGGCTTAACCGCTATGCAATTGCCTGCGGGGGACAAAATTGGCATCGAGCAGAGGCACCTGCTTTCAATCTTACATCAGGCACAGCTTACAGTGGCTTTATATTGTACGAGAATACGGGAAACTCTGGCCGGTTAAGATTCGTGTTTCGCAATCAAGATGGAGCAATCGAAACGGTTGTGAATGGCTTAATTGGTTCTTCGAGTGTCACTAACTCAAATGCAGGAACAATCACCTATACGGATGTCTTTATAACCCCTACGGTACGCAAATTTACGTACACATATGTACCTAATTATACGGGTGGTTTTAGACTAGGTATAGGCCCGGATAGTACTACGTCGAATGAAACGATTGTTGTCTTAGCAGCTCAGTTTGAAGTTGGCTCATTTGCCACCAGCTACATACCGACCACTACGGCGGCTGTTACACGGTCGGCGGATATGTGTTTTACGAACCTAGGCAGCTGGTATAATCAAGGTGAAGGTACGATGCTAATTGAGTTCGTTCGGGGAGTAGTACCCGCAACTAACTACCAATCGTTCTTTGCGCTCTTGTCTGGTTCAGGGAGCAATATTATTGCGCTAGAATCTGGCGCAGCCACACCTTCAGTTCAGCGTCTCAGGGTAACGGCTAGTAATGTGGATCAGGTCATTCTATCAGCAATCAACAATGCCGTTGCAAATTCCATCTATAAGCTAATTGGAAGCTGGCGGGTAAATGATTTTGCGGTTGGTCATACTGGCGTAGGCGTACAAAAAGCTACTAGTGGCAACATACCTATTGTTACATCTATGTATCTAGGTTCAAGTGGTGGATCTGCCAGCCTAAACGGCTACCTGCGTAAGTGCGTCTACTACCCACGTCGTTTGTCTAATTCCTACCTTCAAGCCCTCACTGCCTAA